TAACAGGTGTTTTATATTGATGGAAAATCAATTCGGTATGTGAAAGAAATAGCAAAAGCGAGGAGTGATTTGTGACATGAGAATGTAAACAACCTAGTTGGTAATGTTAATCGACCTTCTGCTGGGTTGACAGGTGCCCTTAAAGTGCCTGGTACATTTGCGTAATATCTTATGGCAGGAAGTTGATGTATTACTTATTTGTGATGTATTAAGACTAGTGAATGACAACTATTTCTCTCAGCAATTCTGTAAATCATGCAATCCAAGACACAGGATAATGCCCGCTGAGTGTAAATCAAGCACAGCCAGTTTAATGACATGTGACGTAACAACTGTACAAAGCTATCAAtagtttacaaacaaatttggaTTCGTAGTGTTTTGAACTCAGTTGTTAAAGAGGGTTTGATtacatcctttggatgggacgtaaagccgttggtcccatgtgttgtgtaacgcatgtaaaagaacccagtgcacttatcgaaaagagaaggggttcgccccggtgttccttgttgtggctgcttaatgcgctaGCACCTtggtaaacccttataaggtgctacataattgggtctcagaattcatcactgcaataacctatctttctgaaatgttgtatatactcagcgccttgagtaccttgttgatacgtgcgctatataagacttcgatattattacattattattattacatgaatTCGTAGTTTTTATCAATTTCTTCCAGCTCAAAATGAAGAAGCACCTGACGGTTCTCAATGTTCTCATTTTCATGATGATCATAAAACACGCTCTCTGCGGCGGACACAGCTCATGGTACCGAAGCAGTAGCGGGAGGAGCTCAATGCGGAGCAGTGTAAGACTTCACGGTGGACGACAGTTTACAAGCAGCAGTGGCAGTACCAGCAGCATGTGTGGCGGTGCCTATTTTAGTAGCATGAGTGGGATGAGCGGTAGTACAGGCAACGAAGACATTAGTGCTATGCTGTCTTCTCGTCGGTACATAAGCAGGACTCCCCCGGAGTCATCAGAGGAACAGCAAACCAACAGCAATGAAAATTCATGTAGCCTGACTGATTGTTTGCCGTACATCAAAACACAGGAGGTAATTGAGCTTAGCTGGTCGCAAAAACGAGAGGCTTTCTGCAAGacaccattcataaatacctggcGTGATGCGGATAAACTTCTGCAAGCGTCAAGCACTATTCTGCACACTCCAATCGTCACGCTCAATTCGGAACAGAAATCTAAAATCTTATCCCGCTATGGGAACTATTTCCACGATCCCGATCGAACGCCACCCATACCATCTACAACTATCCCACCTCATCATCGAGAGAAGCGTAGCTCTAGCGTCAATGTCTGCCCGAGAGAAGAGCTATGGGATGCACTGGTTTTGGCTCTTACCGATGACGATGAGCTTATTCAAGTTATACAGGTAAGTTTCCTCAAAGCGTGGTGCTCTATAAACCTTCAGGCAAGTTCATGGCTGACGGCATTTGTGATGTTCTCTTGGTGCAATATCATTTATATCACCACCTGACCGTACCCCACTAACACCTGTTCACACATAGACGCCGCTTCGTAGCCGGGTCGTAGCCAACAATGAGCGGGGCAAAGTCGTGGTGGGAACGCCATTATCGCACAAGCAGCGTGGTAACATCGTGGTTAGATCTCTGCGGTGGTCGTAATAAAAGAGCAGCACCATCAGCAACCATTTCTAAGTAGAAAACCGCTTGGTCGGCATTTGTTTTGGTGTTTACGTCAGTAATCGTAGTGAGAGCTAGTCAGAAACACTTGTTACATAAAATCAGTAAAGTTGGGCGGAGTCGTCAATTTGCCaaattgcttgattttgacGGCGATCATACCCCGACTTGATTTTTTTGAGATCGGGGTGATTGGCATGATATTCGTAAGGTGTAAGTGTGTTTAAAGGACCCAGGAAGGTTCTCATCGTTCAGTACAGttcttcaaccccaaatcagtGAATATGggatttgttttaatcaaacaacagcaaaacatcatttatttatttaacaccAAGGCGCGTGGGCTCAAAGAAAggcttttcctttttttcctcaTCAATTATGCCTCAaattggcttaaaggcactggacgggctggtaattgtcaaagaccagtcttgtcccgtggtgtatctcaacatttacataaaatattaaagctgtgaaatttgaactcaattggtcgtcaaagttgcgagaagaaaatggaagaaaaacacccttgatgcacaagttgtgtgctttcagatgcttgatttcgagacctcaaatcaattcaaatattttagtgagaaattacttcttttttaaaaactacgttacttcagaaggagccgatACGGACAatggtatacaaatattgattgGCTAAGAGTGGAATGGGaagaatattatcgcaaggtaaaatttggaccgttccatttcacgaggcgaagccgagtaaaatggaacagtcaaaattttaccgagcgataatattccttccattccacgaattaaagccactcaatatttgttttatataactgacatatatatccttgtcatttgatgtattttaaaagtataacattataaaaaatcacacaaattactaacaaccaaaaatcatatagcgccgcgtagcggcaacaatgcacaaatcggatcacaaccttttgcacaggcgctcctttgttttagcagcggcacggcggcgctgtactgctcaaaaacattgggaacaaggatgatcctaactgttgaatgggaattgctattccccatgggcgaataggtatttttgatcgccggtgcggatgggagtaatagtgaatgtcacgtgaaatAAGTTCCACCAataaaatgacaaggatctgtatgtcagttatataatctatactatcaacagctctccattgcttactACCTatatagtaagtttttatgcttacaattattttgagtaaataccaatagtgtccaatgcctttaagattgCAACACAGAGCACTACATTGCACTTTCCGGGACCTAACTAAGCGAGCGCAGACCCCACGCCGTGTATGTCAACAACGACAAACATGACTTTATGTCTGACTTCCAACCCCTCCCAATCTCCGAGGAGTTCAGCCCTTTTTGATTCGGATACATCACGTGAACTTTTTTCtaaatgctcaaaaacggcaAGTTCGATGATTGATTTTTAGGAACCGGTCGTTTTCATTCCTGGAACACTTTTATCGGAGTCAcgttttagtgtttttttttgtagcccaaatagcccaaacgaagccggtgtgtccctttcaTGTCAGTCAAAGAAACCTGCAGATTTACGAAATGATGAGAGTTTGGTATTGGTTTGATTGCTTTTTAGATCGCTGATGCCACGCAATGGATCCTAATGGAAAGGTGTGCGCAGACTCATTGTAACTTCGTATCAAGCTGTCAGTGCACGCACCACACCCGTCTCGTACGTGCAGCGGTCATcagttttgaccaatcacaggtGGTGGAGAGATATATCAAAGTGTACTGTTGTATTGGAcagatattgttttaaaatcactTTCCGGTCAGCATAGAGGTCAATCACAAAGGGACCCG
Above is a genomic segment from Asterias rubens chromosome 10, eAstRub1.3, whole genome shotgun sequence containing:
- the LOC117295879 gene encoding uncharacterized protein LOC117295879, with the translated sequence MKKHLTVLNVLIFMMIIKHALCGGHSSWYRSSSGRSSMRSSVRLHGGRQFTSSSGSTSSMCGGAYFSSMSGMSGSTGNEDISAMLSSRRYISRTPPESSEEQQTNSNENSCSLTDCLPYIKTQEVIELSWSQKREAFCKTPFINTWRDADKLLQASSTILHTPIVTLNSEQKSKILSRYGNYFHDPDRTPPIPSTTIPPHHREKRSSSVNVCPREELWDALVLALTDDDELIQVIQIADATQWILMERCAQTHCNFVSSCQCTHHTRLVRAAVISFDQSQVVERYIKVYCCIGQILF